A region from the Haloarcula limicola genome encodes:
- a CDS encoding methionine synthase: protein MTGPREQFRPENHPNDHFLLTTVVGSYPKPKWHDRAREMFEDGDADFGEDEWEESKDDASRLITHEHERSGLDVICDGEMRRNEMVEYFAHRIDGYEFNGRVKVWGHNYFDKPSVADEVEYGEQWLVEEFEFTDEVAERPVKVPITGPYTLANWSFNEVYDSEEELAYELADLVNEEIEALVEAGARYIQIDEPALATTPDDHAIVGECLERIVDDVPEDVRLGLHVCYGDYSRIYPEILEYPVHEYDLELANGDYEQLDVFKEHEFTKDFAMGVLDAHTAEVESVEEIKENIKKGLEVVPPERLTVSPDCGVKLLPREVAYGKMENMVQAAREIEEELDAGEIDVVASGGAEASADD, encoded by the coding sequence ATGACTGGACCACGCGAGCAGTTCCGACCGGAGAATCACCCGAACGATCACTTCCTACTGACCACGGTGGTCGGCTCCTACCCCAAGCCGAAGTGGCACGACCGCGCCCGCGAGATGTTCGAGGACGGGGACGCCGACTTCGGCGAGGACGAGTGGGAGGAGTCGAAAGACGACGCCTCGCGGCTCATCACCCACGAACACGAGCGCTCGGGTCTCGACGTCATCTGCGACGGCGAGATGCGCCGCAACGAGATGGTCGAGTACTTCGCCCACCGCATCGACGGCTACGAGTTCAACGGCCGCGTGAAGGTCTGGGGCCACAACTACTTCGATAAGCCCTCGGTCGCCGACGAGGTCGAGTACGGCGAGCAGTGGCTCGTCGAGGAGTTCGAGTTCACCGACGAGGTGGCCGAGCGCCCGGTCAAGGTGCCCATCACCGGCCCCTACACGCTGGCCAACTGGTCGTTCAACGAGGTCTACGACAGCGAGGAGGAACTGGCCTACGAGCTGGCCGACCTCGTCAACGAGGAGATCGAGGCGCTGGTCGAGGCCGGCGCGCGCTACATCCAGATCGACGAACCGGCGCTGGCGACGACGCCGGACGACCACGCCATCGTCGGCGAGTGCCTCGAACGCATCGTCGACGACGTGCCCGAGGACGTCCGCCTCGGCCTGCACGTCTGTTACGGCGACTACTCGCGCATCTACCCCGAGATTCTGGAGTACCCGGTCCACGAGTACGACCTCGAACTCGCCAACGGCGACTACGAGCAGCTCGACGTCTTCAAGGAGCACGAGTTCACGAAGGACTTCGCGATGGGTGTTCTGGACGCTCACACGGCCGAGGTCGAGTCCGTCGAGGAGATAAAGGAGAACATCAAGAAGGGACTGGAGGTCGTTCCGCCGGAGCGACTCACCGTCTCGCCGGACTGCGGCGTGAAACTCCTGCCCCGCGAGGTCGCCTACGGCAAGATGGAGAACATGGTGCAGGCGGCCCGCGAGATCGAGGAGGAACTCGACGCCGGCGAGATCGACGTCGTCGCGAGCGGTGGTGCGGAAGCGAGCGCGGACGACTAG
- a CDS encoding 5-methyltetrahydropteroyltriglutamate--homocysteine methyltransferase yields MTEIVATTPGLFPLPDWAKDELSDLKGHQKTDLISGDEGGEITQAYDRAREEVVSLQQEAGLDRVVEGQLRWDDMLAHPLAVHDSVETRGIVRYYDNNNFYREPVVQGDLSADGDVAADLNAAAELVDDGLQAVLPGPYSLADLATDEHYGDDAAFLDAIADFLAGEAEQFPDVETLFLLEPSLVENAPEDGEDERASEAIDTVADAVDADVVAHTYWGAIEEKVYAHLMDADVEAIGFDLIANHDQNVYNVQEYGTKDDVALGVVDGQNTLVEAPETIRDRIDWFEQQTNTVYDTVYATANTELFYLPVNKFADKLQSLANATTLEVEA; encoded by the coding sequence ATGACAGAGATAGTCGCCACGACCCCCGGTCTGTTCCCGCTGCCGGACTGGGCCAAGGACGAACTGTCCGATCTGAAGGGACACCAGAAGACCGACCTCATCAGCGGTGACGAGGGCGGAGAGATCACGCAGGCCTACGACCGCGCCCGCGAGGAAGTCGTCTCGCTCCAGCAGGAAGCGGGGCTCGACCGCGTCGTCGAGGGCCAGCTCCGGTGGGACGACATGCTCGCTCACCCGCTGGCGGTCCACGACAGCGTCGAGACGCGCGGGATCGTCCGTTACTACGACAACAACAACTTCTACCGAGAGCCGGTCGTGCAGGGCGACCTCTCGGCCGACGGCGACGTCGCCGCCGACCTGAACGCGGCCGCCGAACTCGTCGACGACGGGCTGCAGGCGGTGCTGCCCGGCCCGTACTCGCTCGCGGACCTCGCCACGGACGAGCACTACGGCGACGACGCCGCCTTCCTCGACGCCATCGCCGACTTCCTCGCCGGCGAGGCCGAGCAGTTCCCCGACGTCGAGACGCTGTTCCTGTTGGAACCGTCGCTGGTCGAGAACGCCCCCGAAGACGGGGAGGACGAACGAGCCAGCGAGGCCATCGACACCGTCGCCGACGCCGTCGACGCCGACGTCGTCGCGCACACCTACTGGGGAGCGATCGAGGAGAAGGTGTACGCCCACCTGATGGACGCAGACGTCGAGGCCATCGGCTTCGATCTGATAGCGAACCACGACCAGAACGTCTACAACGTCCAGGAGTACGGCACGAAAGACGACGTGGCGCTCGGCGTCGTCGACGGACAGAACACGCTCGTCGAAGCGCCCGAGACGATTCGCGACCGCATCGACTGGTTCGAACAGCAGACCAACACCGTCTACGACACCGTCTACGCCACCGCGAACACCGAGCTGTTCTATCTTCCCGTCAACAAGTTCGCGGATAAACTACAGTCGCTTGCGAACGCGACGACGCTGGAGGTGGAGGCATAA
- a CDS encoding NADPH:quinone reductase, protein MRAVRFHEYGGPDVLTVDEIQRPEPGADEVLVDVEAAAVNPVDTYFREGGYEPGDLPWIPGSDCAGTVAAIGESVSEYAEGDRVFATGLGNWLQGTCAEYAVVPESHLARLPESVDFETGAAIALVGVTAWESLVAACSLKPAERALIHGGSGGVGHVAVQLAAASGARVTTTASPTYHDRLRELGADDVLDYSRDDLADAVVAAGRPDVILDHRLDDYLSFDAEVAAQGGRVAAIGNGDAAATFESVPNCRSKSLSVHHVLMFNAPDFGGVLASLATLLEDDHLTAEVAQTYNLAEVADAHRDVLEESFLGKLVVTP, encoded by the coding sequence ATGCGCGCTGTCAGATTTCACGAATACGGCGGACCGGACGTCCTCACGGTCGACGAGATCCAGCGGCCGGAACCGGGGGCGGACGAGGTACTGGTCGACGTCGAGGCCGCGGCGGTCAACCCCGTCGACACCTACTTCCGCGAGGGCGGCTACGAACCGGGCGACCTCCCGTGGATTCCGGGGTCGGACTGCGCTGGCACGGTCGCCGCGATCGGCGAGTCGGTCTCGGAGTACGCCGAGGGCGACCGCGTCTTCGCCACCGGCCTCGGCAACTGGCTCCAGGGGACCTGTGCCGAGTACGCCGTTGTCCCCGAATCCCACCTGGCTCGCCTGCCCGAGAGCGTCGACTTCGAGACCGGGGCGGCGATCGCCCTGGTCGGCGTCACGGCGTGGGAGTCGCTGGTCGCCGCCTGCTCGCTGAAACCCGCCGAGCGCGCCCTGATTCACGGGGGAAGCGGCGGCGTCGGTCACGTCGCCGTCCAGCTCGCCGCCGCGAGCGGCGCGCGGGTCACCACGACGGCCTCGCCGACGTATCACGACCGGCTCCGCGAACTGGGTGCCGACGACGTGTTGGACTACTCCCGGGACGACCTCGCGGACGCCGTCGTCGCGGCCGGTCGCCCGGACGTGATCCTGGACCACCGCCTCGACGACTACCTCTCGTTCGACGCCGAGGTGGCCGCACAGGGCGGGCGGGTCGCCGCCATCGGCAACGGCGACGCGGCGGCCACGTTCGAGAGCGTCCCGAACTGCCGGTCGAAGTCGCTGTCGGTCCACCACGTCCTGATGTTCAACGCGCCCGACTTCGGCGGGGTGCTCGCGTCGCTGGCGACGCTCCTCGAAGACGACCACCTCACCGCCGAAGTCGCGCAGACGTACAATCTCGCCGAGGTTGCCGACGCACACCGGGACGTGCTCGAAGAGAGCTTCCTCGGCAAACTCGTCGTCACCCCCTGA
- a CDS encoding RNA polymerase Rpb4 family protein, translated as MTIFKAKLDEEYLTLAETKAVLEDLEVERAADEDREMRYELKRAIEHVNRFALLDPEESREFVSQLRELEKVDEPTAYKIANLRPLDRDELRAVFAQERYTLSGDELDEILDIVRQYA; from the coding sequence ATGACCATCTTCAAAGCGAAGCTCGACGAGGAGTACCTCACCCTCGCCGAGACCAAAGCGGTGCTCGAAGACCTCGAAGTCGAGCGGGCGGCCGACGAGGACCGCGAGATGCGCTACGAGCTCAAGCGGGCCATCGAGCACGTCAACCGCTTCGCCTTACTCGACCCCGAGGAGTCCCGCGAGTTCGTCTCGCAACTGCGGGAACTGGAGAAGGTCGACGAGCCGACCGCCTACAAGATAGCGAACCTGCGGCCCCTCGACCGGGACGAGCTTCGCGCGGTCTTCGCCCAGGAGCGGTACACACTCTCGGGCGACGAACTCGACGAGATTCTCGATATCGTCAGGCAGTACGCCTGA
- a CDS encoding transcription initiation factor IIB encodes MERPTRQRETDQQEREQESEDTGQQTCPECESESITSDGGGELVCEDCGLVIEDENIDRGPEWRAFNHSERQSKSRVGAPTTQTMHDKGLTTQIDWKDKDAYGRSLSSEKRSQMHRLRKWQERIRTKDAGERNLQFALSEIDRMASALGVPRSVREVASVIYRRALNEDLIRGRSIEGVATACLYAACRQEGIPRSLEEVSDVSRVEQKEIGRTYRYVAQELELKMEPVDPKQYVPRFASELELSEEVQSKANEIIDTTAEQGLLSGKSPTGYAAAAIYAASLLCNEKKTQREVADVAQVTEVTIRNRYQEQIEAMGIH; translated from the coding sequence ATGGAAAGGCCGACGCGCCAGCGGGAAACGGACCAGCAGGAGCGTGAGCAGGAGTCCGAGGACACAGGTCAGCAGACCTGTCCGGAGTGTGAGTCGGAATCCATCACCAGCGACGGCGGTGGTGAACTCGTCTGTGAGGACTGCGGCCTCGTCATCGAGGACGAGAACATCGACCGCGGGCCGGAGTGGCGCGCGTTCAATCACTCCGAGCGCCAATCGAAGTCACGCGTCGGCGCGCCGACGACCCAGACGATGCACGACAAGGGGCTGACCACCCAGATCGACTGGAAGGACAAGGACGCCTACGGTCGGTCGCTCTCCTCGGAGAAGCGCTCCCAGATGCACCGCCTGCGAAAGTGGCAAGAGCGCATCCGGACGAAAGACGCCGGCGAGCGCAACCTCCAGTTCGCGCTCTCGGAGATCGACCGCATGGCCTCGGCGCTGGGTGTCCCGCGCTCGGTGCGAGAGGTCGCCTCGGTCATCTACCGACGCGCGCTCAACGAGGACCTCATCCGCGGCCGCTCCATCGAGGGCGTGGCGACGGCCTGCCTGTACGCCGCCTGCCGACAGGAGGGCATCCCGCGGAGCCTCGAAGAGGTCTCGGACGTCTCCCGAGTCGAGCAGAAGGAGATCGGGCGAACGTATCGCTACGTCGCCCAGGAGCTCGAACTCAAGATGGAGCCGGTAGACCCCAAGCAGTACGTCCCCCGGTTCGCCTCGGAGCTCGAACTCTCCGAGGAGGTCCAGTCGAAGGCCAACGAGATCATCGACACGACGGCCGAGCAGGGCCTGCTCTCGGGGAAGTCCCCCACGGGCTACGCCGCCGCGGCCATCTACGCCGCGTCCCTGCTCTGCAACGAGAAGAAGACCCAGCGCGAGGTCGCGGACGTCGCGCAGGTGACGGAAGTCACCATCCGGAACCGGTATCAAGAGCAGATCGAAGCGATGGGCATCCACTGA
- a CDS encoding SDR family oxidoreductase, translating to MSVTFDMDGEVALVTGVGGALGSSVANAFLEAGATVCGADVVEPGSEDFQLSDPDRIDFHGGDFTEEEDVAEVVEAVVDEHGRLDYLLNIAGTWRGGDPIAETGVDTFDFLFDVNLKTMFLASKHALPHLQDSEGAIVSVSARSSLEGGEGDGIYRATKAGVRLLTETIAEENLGTVRANSVMPSVIDTPMNREMMPDADFGEWVDPADIAAVMLFLCSDAAAVTSGAAVPVYGEA from the coding sequence ATGTCCGTCACCTTCGATATGGACGGCGAGGTCGCACTGGTCACCGGTGTCGGCGGCGCACTGGGCAGTTCCGTGGCGAACGCCTTCCTCGAAGCGGGGGCGACCGTCTGCGGGGCCGACGTGGTCGAGCCGGGCAGCGAGGACTTCCAGCTGTCGGACCCCGACCGCATCGACTTCCACGGCGGCGACTTCACCGAGGAGGAGGACGTCGCGGAGGTAGTCGAGGCCGTCGTCGACGAACACGGCCGACTGGACTACCTCCTCAACATCGCGGGGACGTGGCGCGGCGGCGACCCGATAGCGGAGACGGGCGTCGATACGTTCGACTTCCTCTTCGACGTCAACCTGAAGACGATGTTCCTCGCCTCGAAACACGCCCTGCCCCACTTACAGGACAGCGAGGGGGCTATCGTCTCCGTCTCCGCCCGGTCGTCGCTCGAAGGCGGCGAGGGCGACGGTATCTACCGCGCGACGAAGGCCGGCGTCCGCCTGCTGACCGAGACCATCGCCGAGGAGAACCTGGGCACCGTCCGAGCCAACAGCGTCATGCCGAGCGTCATCGACACGCCGATGAACCGGGAGATGATGCCTGACGCCGACTTCGGGGAGTGGGTCGACCCCGCGGATATCGCCGCGGTGATGCTGTTCCTCTGTTCGGACGCCGCGGCGGTCACCAGCGGCGCGGCGGTGCCGGTCTACGGCGAGGCCTGA
- a CDS encoding elongation factor 1-beta: MGKVAAKIKVMPESPDVDLDDLQERLEGSLPEGAKIKGFERDDVAFGLVALFPTVIIPDEAGGTDAVEEAFADVDGVESVDVDTVGRL, from the coding sequence ATGGGGAAGGTAGCCGCCAAGATCAAGGTCATGCCGGAGAGCCCGGACGTCGACCTCGACGACCTCCAGGAGCGCCTCGAAGGGTCGCTTCCCGAGGGAGCGAAGATCAAGGGCTTCGAGCGCGACGACGTCGCGTTCGGTCTCGTCGCCCTCTTCCCGACGGTCATCATCCCCGACGAAGCCGGTGGGACCGACGCCGTCGAGGAAGCGTTCGCGGACGTCGACGGCGTCGAGTCGGTCGACGTCGACACCGTCGGCCGCCTGTAA
- a CDS encoding HemK2/MTQ2 family protein methyltransferase has protein sequence MREGERTSDADDTGGPDDVTHTGGRPALADRRDVESVYQPAEDSDLLARAASERVGAGDRVLDVGTGSGYVAATMAEAGAESVGADVNPLACRQARENGVRVVRGDLLEPFRDGVFDLVTFNPPYLPTPEEEEWDDWMEHALSGGEDGRRLVDPFLASVGRVLAPDGAALLLVSSLTDPDAVREYGRERGLASERVASEKHPYEELVVLRFTRQ, from the coding sequence ATGAGGGAGGGTGAGCGAACCAGCGACGCAGACGACACAGGAGGCCCGGACGACGTGACTCACACCGGCGGTCGGCCCGCGCTGGCCGATCGGCGCGACGTGGAGTCCGTGTATCAACCGGCGGAGGACTCCGATCTGTTGGCGCGGGCGGCGTCCGAGCGGGTGGGCGCGGGCGACAGGGTCCTCGACGTGGGCACCGGATCGGGCTACGTCGCGGCGACGATGGCCGAGGCGGGGGCCGAGAGCGTCGGCGCGGACGTGAACCCGCTCGCGTGTCGGCAGGCCCGGGAAAACGGCGTGCGGGTCGTCCGCGGCGACCTGCTCGAACCGTTCCGCGACGGCGTCTTCGACCTCGTGACGTTCAATCCGCCGTATCTCCCGACGCCGGAAGAGGAGGAGTGGGACGACTGGATGGAACACGCCCTCTCGGGCGGCGAAGACGGTCGCCGCCTCGTCGACCCGTTTCTGGCGTCCGTCGGTCGCGTCCTCGCGCCCGACGGCGCGGCGCTCTTGCTCGTCAGCAGCCTCACCGACCCCGACGCCGTCCGCGAGTACGGCCGCGAACGCGGACTAGCGAGCGAGCGGGTCGCGAGCGAGAAGCATCCGTACGAGGAGCTCGTCGTCCTGCGGTTCACTCGTCAGTAA
- a CDS encoding 16S ribosomal RNA methyltransferase A: protein MTDTQTGRRNPDALVRRAGKRADTRQDQHFLVDDRVLDRIPEYAVEADVDLSHVLEIGGGPGALTDRLLGHAEEVTVVERDPDFAAHLREEFAAERAADRLTVREGDALDVSLPEFTASISNLPYGASSEIAFRLLPRKRPLVLMFQREFAERMAAEPGTDDYGRLSVTAGHYADVDVVETVPKEAFDPQPRVTSALVRTTPREPAYTVPDDAFFMDFLKGVFTQRRKTMRNAVRNTAHISGLGDPDAVVEAADEDLMSARAGNLAPADFADLATLAYEVGEPEA, encoded by the coding sequence ATGACCGACACGCAGACCGGGCGTCGCAACCCCGACGCGCTCGTCCGCCGAGCGGGCAAGCGGGCCGACACCCGACAGGACCAGCACTTCCTCGTCGACGACCGAGTGCTCGATCGCATCCCCGAGTACGCCGTCGAAGCGGACGTAGACCTCTCTCACGTCCTCGAGATCGGCGGCGGTCCCGGCGCGCTGACCGACCGCTTGCTCGGCCACGCCGAGGAGGTGACCGTCGTCGAACGCGACCCGGACTTCGCGGCGCACCTCCGCGAGGAGTTCGCCGCCGAGCGAGCGGCGGACCGGCTGACCGTCCGCGAAGGCGACGCGCTCGACGTCTCGCTGCCGGAGTTCACGGCCAGCATCTCGAATCTCCCCTACGGCGCGTCCTCCGAGATCGCGTTTCGACTCCTCCCGCGGAAGCGACCGCTCGTCCTGATGTTCCAGCGGGAGTTCGCCGAGCGGATGGCCGCCGAGCCCGGCACAGACGACTACGGCCGCCTCTCCGTGACGGCGGGCCACTACGCCGACGTGGATGTCGTCGAGACGGTTCCCAAGGAGGCGTTCGACCCGCAGCCGCGCGTGACGAGCGCGCTCGTGCGGACGACGCCGCGGGAACCGGCGTACACGGTGCCCGACGACGCCTTCTTCATGGACTTCCTGAAGGGGGTGTTCACCCAGCGCCGGAAGACGATGCGCAACGCCGTCCGGAACACCGCCCATATCTCGGGACTGGGCGACCCCGACGCCGTCGTCGAGGCGGCCGACGAGGACCTGATGAGCGCCCGCGCCGGGAATCTCGCGCCGGCGGACTTCGCCGACCTGGCGACGTTGGCCTACGAAGTCGGCGAGCCGGAGGCGTGA
- a CDS encoding DUF2391 domain-containing protein codes for MTDDRPETDDGDGLNELFDELEELEEIVDSETEREQVREAMRAATAAQDRDPVVFGRVIWGFDREDFAEAVLGSLLFGIPMAVEGGTIDAGQHIARHPLYFFGTLTAAVAMVFGILYVADFQDVRVANRILGIVPRRLAVVTATAFAVSVALLTGWGLVEWSTDPIVVWQSLCTCTVAFVPMAIGAALGDILPGS; via the coding sequence ATGACCGACGACCGGCCCGAAACTGACGACGGCGACGGACTCAACGAACTGTTCGACGAACTCGAAGAGCTGGAGGAGATCGTCGACAGCGAGACCGAGCGCGAGCAGGTCCGCGAGGCGATGCGGGCGGCGACGGCGGCACAGGACCGCGATCCCGTCGTCTTCGGCCGCGTCATCTGGGGCTTCGACCGCGAGGACTTCGCCGAGGCCGTCCTCGGGTCGCTCCTCTTCGGTATCCCGATGGCCGTCGAAGGGGGCACGATAGATGCGGGTCAGCATATCGCGAGGCATCCGCTGTACTTCTTCGGAACGCTGACGGCGGCGGTAGCGATGGTGTTCGGTATCCTCTACGTCGCGGACTTTCAGGACGTCCGGGTCGCCAATCGCATCCTGGGAATCGTCCCGCGCCGTCTCGCGGTCGTCACGGCTACCGCGTTCGCTGTCTCCGTGGCACTCCTGACCGGGTGGGGGTTGGTCGAATGGTCGACGGACCCCATCGTCGTCTGGCAGTCGCTCTGTACGTGTACCGTGGCCTTCGTCCCGATGGCCATCGGCGCGGCGCTGGGCGACATCCTCCCCGGCAGCTGA
- a CDS encoding 3-hydroxyacyl-CoA dehydrogenase family protein, protein MNVAVLGAGPRGRNATRRCLRAGHEVRLYDSDAHAVMDSIDAVGQRLPEREISDHVDGTTGLQSAVSGVDLVLDTTAGDVDERRELLTEVEQFVADETILVSETEESVTAVATGLERPGRAAGLHFVEPAESGLVEVILADQTTDATRERVREFVEELGGVPLAVRDAPGFAAARLELAELVEAIRVVESGVATVPDADLAATRTEEERGPLARADERGLDGVLESLDRLASTLDDRFEPPALLRQRVADGHLGKSTGEGFYVWKNGEPSSAAELGQRDAAPGDDSDEG, encoded by the coding sequence ATGAATGTGGCCGTACTGGGGGCTGGCCCGCGCGGGCGCAACGCCACCCGCAGGTGCCTGCGCGCGGGACACGAGGTACGCTTGTACGACTCGGACGCCCACGCCGTCATGGACAGCATCGACGCTGTCGGACAGCGGCTTCCGGAACGCGAGATCAGCGACCACGTCGACGGGACGACGGGGCTGCAGAGCGCGGTCTCAGGCGTCGACCTCGTCCTCGATACGACGGCCGGTGACGTAGACGAACGCCGCGAACTGCTCACCGAGGTCGAACAGTTCGTAGCCGACGAGACGATCCTCGTCAGCGAGACGGAGGAATCGGTCACCGCCGTCGCCACCGGACTAGAGCGACCCGGGCGCGCCGCGGGTCTCCACTTCGTCGAGCCGGCGGAGTCCGGACTCGTCGAAGTGATTCTCGCCGACCAGACGACCGACGCCACGCGCGAACGTGTTCGCGAGTTCGTCGAGGAACTGGGCGGCGTCCCGCTGGCCGTCCGAGACGCGCCGGGATTCGCCGCGGCGCGCCTCGAACTCGCCGAACTGGTCGAGGCGATACGCGTCGTCGAATCCGGCGTCGCTACCGTTCCCGACGCGGACCTCGCGGCGACGCGAACGGAAGAGGAGCGCGGCCCGCTCGCTCGGGCGGACGAACGCGGACTCGACGGCGTCCTCGAATCGCTCGATCGCCTCGCGTCGACCCTCGACGACCGCTTCGAACCGCCGGCGCTCCTCCGTCAGCGAGTCGCCGACGGCCACCTCGGGAAATCGACCGGCGAGGGGTTCTACGTCTGGAAGAACGGCGAGCCGTCCTCGGCCGCGGAGCTGGGTCAGCGCGACGCCGCCCCCGGTGACGACTCCGACGAGGGATGA
- a CDS encoding 50S ribosomal protein L21e gives MPSSNGPLEGTRDKLKNDARERGTSPPQRSVEQFEEDEKVHLKIDPSVPDGRFHPRFNGLTGTVLGEQGTAYKVEIVDGGKTKTVIAKPAHLRRQEN, from the coding sequence ATGCCTAGTTCAAACGGTCCTCTCGAAGGAACTCGCGACAAGCTCAAGAACGACGCCCGAGAACGCGGTACGTCCCCGCCCCAGCGCTCCGTCGAGCAGTTCGAGGAGGACGAGAAGGTCCACCTGAAGATCGACCCCTCGGTCCCCGACGGCCGCTTCCACCCGCGATTCAACGGCCTGACCGGCACCGTCCTCGGCGAGCAGGGCACGGCCTACAAGGTCGAGATCGTCGACGGCGGCAAGACGAAGACGGTCATCGCCAAGCCCGCACACCTGCGTCGGCAAGAGAACTGA
- a CDS encoding DUF655 domain-containing protein: MTNTESGGDEMVAAVLDLLPRGRSDDDRPQHQKEPLAFVLDIDEFYLYELVLDDDHDVSIGDRVDLTAFGRVNEIEYEELPSSAQSEIDYAVEEIVEADERRFVDFYNDAQPITLRLHQLNLLPGIGKKLRNTILDERKRQPFESFEELEERVGGLHNPEEVLVERILEELREDDLKYRTFVRRSEQGEAE; the protein is encoded by the coding sequence ATGACCAACACGGAGAGCGGTGGTGACGAGATGGTCGCGGCGGTCCTCGATCTCCTCCCGCGCGGACGGAGCGACGACGACCGGCCACAGCACCAGAAAGAGCCGCTCGCGTTCGTTCTCGATATCGATGAGTTCTATCTCTACGAGCTCGTTCTCGACGACGACCACGACGTCTCTATCGGCGACCGGGTCGACCTCACGGCGTTCGGTCGGGTGAACGAAATCGAGTACGAGGAGCTGCCGAGCAGCGCGCAGTCCGAGATCGACTACGCCGTCGAGGAGATCGTCGAGGCCGACGAACGGCGCTTCGTCGACTTCTACAACGACGCCCAGCCGATCACGCTGCGACTCCACCAGTTGAATCTCCTGCCCGGGATCGGGAAGAAACTGCGGAACACGATTCTCGACGAGCGAAAGCGCCAGCCCTTCGAGAGCTTCGAGGAGCTCGAAGAGCGCGTCGGCGGTCTCCACAATCCCGAAGAGGTACTCGTAGAGCGCATTCTCGAAGAGCTGCGCGAAGACGACCTGAAGTATCGGACGTTCGTTCGCCGAAGCGAGCAGGGCGAAGCCGAGTGA
- a CDS encoding HVO_2753 family zinc finger protein, protein MSESQQKRTQKCVSCGINIAGNNAAAFKCPDCGQQIYRCSTCRKQSNLYKCPDCGFTGP, encoded by the coding sequence ATGAGCGAGAGCCAGCAGAAGCGGACGCAGAAGTGCGTCTCGTGTGGCATCAACATCGCCGGCAACAACGCCGCGGCGTTCAAGTGCCCGGACTGCGGGCAGCAGATCTACCGCTGTTCGACCTGCCGGAAGCAGAGCAACCTCTACAAGTGTCCTGACTGCGGCTTCACGGGGCCATAA